A single region of the Synergistaceae bacterium genome encodes:
- a CDS encoding sodium ion-translocating decarboxylase subunit beta, which translates to MEMYLAALKDLILQSGFFGLTTGNIIMIIVSFVLLYLAIGKGFEPLLLVPIAFGCLLVNLPLSGIWDEYNATTHTIGFLRSLYYGAEFEIYPILIFLGIGAMTDFAPLIANPITFLLGAAAQFGVFVAFIGANYLGTLTGGLVSFNIKEAASIAIIGGADGPTSIYLTVMLGQTQILGAVAVAAYSYMSLVPMIQPPVIYLMTSKKDRGIVMGQLRPVSKREKILFPIICTVVSGLILPACVPLVGTLMFGNLLRECGVTERLSNTAQNELMNIVTIFLALSVGSTMAAERFLTLGTLAIIALGLVAFAFSTFGGLVFGQIMKVLSGGKINPMIGAAGVSAVPMAARVVQRCVQHEYPGHFLLMHAMGPNVAGVIGTAVAAGVMLTLLSR; encoded by the coding sequence ATGGAAATGTATCTTGCTGCACTGAAAGACTTAATTCTTCAGTCGGGATTCTTCGGGCTCACGACGGGCAACATCATCATGATTATTGTCTCGTTCGTCCTGCTGTATCTCGCAATCGGCAAAGGCTTTGAACCCCTCCTGCTCGTGCCGATAGCTTTCGGCTGTCTGCTCGTCAACCTGCCCCTCTCCGGCATCTGGGACGAGTACAACGCCACAACGCACACGATAGGCTTCCTGCGCTCGCTGTACTACGGAGCAGAGTTCGAGATTTACCCGATACTTATCTTCTTGGGCATCGGAGCAATGACGGACTTCGCACCCCTCATCGCCAACCCCATTACGTTCCTTCTGGGAGCGGCGGCACAGTTCGGCGTGTTCGTGGCATTCATCGGTGCAAACTATCTCGGCACTCTGACGGGCGGCCTCGTGTCGTTCAACATCAAGGAAGCGGCATCAATCGCAATCATCGGAGGAGCTGACGGCCCGACGAGCATTTATTTGACCGTTATGCTCGGACAGACGCAGATTCTCGGTGCTGTTGCGGTCGCGGCGTATTCCTACATGTCGTTAGTGCCGATGATTCAGCCCCCCGTTATCTACCTCATGACCAGCAAGAAGGACAGAGGCATCGTAATGGGACAGCTCCGCCCCGTCAGCAAGAGGGAGAAGATTCTCTTCCCCATCATCTGCACGGTGGTTTCAGGGTTGATTCTGCCTGCGTGCGTTCCGCTTGTAGGTACGCTGATGTTCGGAAACCTTCTGCGTGAATGCGGAGTTACCGAGCGTCTCAGCAACACGGCACAGAACGAGCTGATGAACATCGTAACGATATTCCTTGCGCTGTCGGTAGGTTCAACGATGGCGGCAGAGAGATTCCTTACGCTGGGAACGCTGGCAATTATCGCGCTGGGACTTGTAGCGTTCGCGTTCTCGACGTTCGGCGGTCTTGTGTTCGGACAGATAATGAAGGTGCTCTCGGGCGGAAAGATCAACCCGATGATCGGCGCGGCGGGAGTCAGTGCTGTGCCTATGGCGGCGCGCGTTGTTCAGAGGTGCGTACAGCATGAGTACCCGGGACACTTCCTGCTGATGCACGCGATGGGCCCGAACGTTGCGGGAGTTATCGGAACGGCAGTTGCGGCTGGAGTTATGCTGACGCTGTTATCACGTTAA
- a CDS encoding site-specific DNA-methyltransferase, with protein sequence MATKKSGKKHEMTATIHAETRINNPEAGHGQLEPPADPTHTYAFDPHESPALDWAGKTEGESFTVPTSSIHVHETVRPHRIIFPVQKEETRTPERQQYLFPEASYADRAKSTLAAVETYQHAKNWMNRMIAGDSLIIMNSLLQKESMAGTVQTCYIDPPYGIRYGSNFQPFVGKKDVKDRSDDDLSTEPEMIRAFRDTWELGIHSYLTYLRNRLLLVRELLCDSGSVFVQISDENVHHVRELCDEVFSPENFVTMIKFTKSGKNPSNLMGSTTDYLVWYAKDKEHVKYRQLYVERKPGTPSFDVYRYIELEDGTVRKLTPEEMNDKTFLSRCRNFQYDTLLSAGATSNSTELLEFEGKKYSPPANNHWKTTIEGMKRLIAAGRISASGKTLRYKRYMSDSPMMQLDDMWNDTGGTPDMLYVVQTSTKVIQRCILMTSDPGDLVLDITCGSGTTAFVAEQWGRRWITADTSRVAIAIARQRLLTATFPYYKLADLQAGVSAGFVYETVPHITLKSIANNEPPAQEILYDKPETDSGFIRLTGPFTVEALPAPVVFSPDEAAESGTAGEGAKLSDWREQLKATGIVSRGGERIRFSRVEAKTGTRWLNAEAETEDGRSAYVCFADESSLMDSRRVFNAVQEALLVKPDMLIFAAFQFDPEASQLIEDLAGVHSLTILQALMNTDLMTEDLRKKLKTDQSFWLVGQPDVELLNAEGGMYRVRVLGFDYYDVKAGKVDSGNADKIAMWMLDPDYDGGTLNPSQVFFPMEGRSGGWAKLARTLNAEIDAELIEAYSGTESLPFKAGEKIAVKVIDDRGIESMKVLRREEAE encoded by the coding sequence TTGGCCACAAAGAAGAGCGGAAAGAAGCACGAAATGACAGCAACCATTCACGCAGAGACGCGCATAAACAACCCCGAAGCCGGGCACGGACAGCTTGAGCCCCCCGCAGACCCTACGCACACATACGCTTTTGACCCGCACGAATCCCCCGCGCTCGACTGGGCAGGAAAGACTGAGGGAGAAAGCTTCACCGTTCCGACGTCGTCAATCCACGTTCACGAGACAGTGAGGCCGCACAGAATAATTTTCCCAGTCCAGAAGGAGGAGACCAGAACGCCCGAACGCCAGCAGTATCTTTTCCCCGAAGCGTCTTACGCTGACAGGGCAAAGAGCACGCTTGCGGCCGTTGAGACCTACCAGCACGCCAAGAACTGGATGAACAGGATGATAGCCGGAGACTCGCTGATAATCATGAACTCGCTGCTTCAGAAGGAGAGCATGGCAGGGACTGTGCAGACGTGCTACATTGACCCGCCTTACGGGATAAGGTACGGGAGCAACTTTCAGCCGTTCGTGGGGAAGAAGGATGTTAAGGACAGGAGCGACGATGACCTGAGCACTGAGCCGGAGATGATTCGGGCATTCCGCGACACGTGGGAGCTGGGGATTCACTCGTATTTGACGTATCTGCGAAACCGGCTGTTATTGGTGAGGGAGCTGCTGTGCGATTCTGGGAGCGTGTTTGTGCAGATAAGTGATGAGAATGTTCACCATGTGCGGGAGCTGTGCGATGAGGTCTTTTCCCCCGAGAATTTCGTAACGATGATTAAGTTCACGAAGTCAGGGAAGAATCCTTCGAACCTCATGGGTAGCACTACAGATTATCTCGTGTGGTACGCGAAGGACAAGGAGCATGTGAAGTATCGCCAGCTATATGTGGAGAGGAAGCCAGGTACGCCATCGTTTGACGTGTACAGGTACATTGAGCTGGAGGACGGAACTGTGAGGAAATTAACACCAGAGGAGATGAACGACAAAACATTTCTATCAAGGTGCCGAAATTTTCAGTATGATACATTACTGTCGGCTGGCGCAACTAGTAATTCTACTGAACTTTTGGAGTTCGAGGGCAAGAAGTATTCTCCACCCGCAAATAATCACTGGAAGACAACGATTGAAGGCATGAAGAGACTCATAGCGGCAGGACGCATCAGTGCTTCAGGAAAGACCTTGCGCTACAAAAGATACATGAGCGATTCGCCAATGATGCAACTCGACGACATGTGGAATGACACAGGCGGGACTCCCGACATGCTCTACGTAGTCCAGACCTCCACGAAGGTAATTCAACGCTGTATCTTGATGACCTCCGACCCCGGAGACCTCGTCCTCGACATCACCTGCGGCTCCGGCACAACCGCATTCGTCGCAGAGCAGTGGGGCAGACGCTGGATAACCGCAGACACCTCACGCGTAGCAATCGCCATCGCACGGCAGAGACTCCTCACCGCCACCTTCCCCTACTACAAGCTGGCCGACCTTCAGGCCGGAGTCTCCGCAGGGTTCGTGTATGAGACAGTCCCGCACATCACGCTGAAATCCATCGCCAACAATGAGCCCCCCGCACAGGAAATCCTCTACGACAAACCCGAGACCGACTCAGGCTTCATCCGCCTCACAGGGCCTTTCACCGTCGAGGCTCTCCCTGCTCCCGTAGTGTTTTCCCCCGACGAGGCCGCAGAGTCCGGCACAGCAGGAGAGGGCGCGAAACTATCGGACTGGCGCGAACAGCTCAAGGCTACGGGAATCGTCAGCAGGGGCGGCGAACGCATAAGGTTTTCACGCGTCGAGGCCAAGACCGGCACACGGTGGCTCAACGCTGAGGCAGAGACGGAGGACGGACGGAGCGCGTATGTGTGTTTCGCGGACGAGTCAAGCCTCATGGACTCGCGCAGGGTCTTCAACGCAGTGCAGGAAGCATTGCTCGTGAAGCCCGACATGCTGATTTTTGCGGCGTTCCAGTTCGACCCGGAGGCATCGCAGCTCATCGAGGACTTGGCCGGGGTTCACAGCCTCACGATTCTTCAGGCGTTAATGAACACGGACTTGATGACTGAGGATCTGCGCAAGAAGCTCAAGACGGACCAGTCTTTCTGGCTCGTTGGTCAGCCGGATGTTGAGCTGCTGAATGCTGAGGGCGGAATGTACCGCGTGAGGGTGCTGGGGTTCGACTATTACGATGTCAAGGCGGGAAAGGTAGACTCCGGCAACGCTGACAAGATTGCGATGTGGATGCTTGACCCTGATTATGACGGCGGGACTCTGAATCCCTCGCAGGTGTTCTTCCCGATGGAGGGCAGAAGCGGAGGATGGGCAAAGCTCGCAAGGACTCTCAATGCTGAGATTGACGCTGAACTTATCGAGGCGTATTCGGGCACGGAGTCTTTACCCTTCAAGGCCGGAGAGAAAATCGCGGTGAAGGTCATCGACGACAGAGGGATTGAGAGCATGAAGGTGCTTCGCCGTGAGGAGGCCGAATGA